The following DNA comes from Caulobacter mirabilis.
CCGCCGACTGGTCGTCGAACAGGGCCTTCTGCGCGGCCGTCAGCTCGACGGTCGGCGCGGCCTCCAGCGACGAGCCGATGCGCTTCTCGCGGCGCTCGACCTCCAGCGAGGCGGTGACGGCCGAGATGACCTCGTCCATCGCCGTCCAGCGCGCCTGCTCGGCCTCGTTGCGCCACGCCGCCGGCGTCTCCGGGAAGATACGGAAGGCGTTCGAGCCGGCTTCGGGGAAGCGGGTCGTCCAGGCCTCCTCCATGGTGAAGGTCATCAGCGGGCTGAGCCAGATGGTCAGGCGCTCGAAGATGGCGTCCAGCACGGTGCGGTAGGCGCGGCGCTTCAGGGCGTCCGGACGGTCGCAATAGAGGCTGTCCTTGCGGATGTCGAAGAAGAACACCGACAGGTCCGACTGGCAGAAGTCCAGCAGCGGCCGCACGACTTCGTTGAAGCTGTAGCGCTCATAGGCGTCGCGGACCTGGCCGTCGAGCGTCCACAGGCGGTGCAGGATGTACTGCTCCAGCGCCGGCATCTCGGGAAGCGGCACGCGCTCGGCGTCCGTGAAGCCGTCCAGCGCGCCCAGCAGGTAGCGCATGGTGTTGCGCAGCTTGCGGTAGCTGTCGGTGACGGTGGCCAGGATCGTCTTCCCGATCCGCTGGTCGTCCTGATAGTCGACCGTGGCGGCCCACAGACGCAGAATCTCCGCGCCGGACTCGGCGATCACGACATGCGGATCGACCGTGTTGCCCAGCGACTTGGACATCTTCTGTCCGTTCTCGTCGAGGGTGAAGCCGTGGGTGACCAGGGTCTTGTAGGGCGCGCGGCCCCGGGTGCCGCAGGACTCCAGCAGCGAGGACTGGAACCAGCCGCGGTGCTGGTCGGAGCCTTCCAGGTACAGGTCGGCCGGCCAGCCGCTGTCGTCGCGACCTTCCAGCGTGAAGGCGTGGGTCGAGCCCGAGTCGAACCAGACGTCGAGGATGTCCTCGACCTTCTCGTACTGTTCAGGATCGTGATTGCCGAGGAAGTCCGTGGCCGGGCGGTTGAACCAGGCGTCGGCGCCCTCCTCGCGCATCAGCGAAACGATGCGGTCGTTGACGGCCTGATCGCGGAGCGGTTCGCCCGTAACCTTGTCGACGAACATGGCCAGCGGAGCGCCCCAGGCGCGCTGGCGGCTGATCAGCCAGTCCGGACGGGTCTCGACCATGCCGCCGATGCGGTTGCGGCCCATCTCCGGATAAAAGGCGGTGTCGGCGATAGCCTGCAGCGCCCGCTGGCGCAGGGTGGTCTCGCCGCCCTCGATCGGCTGGTCCATGCGGATGAACCACTGCGGCGTGTTGCGGAAGATGACCGGGGCCTTCGAGCGCCAGCTGTGCGGGTAGCTGTGCTCCAGGCGGCCGCGGGCGAGCAGGTTGCCCGCCTCGATCAGCTTCTCCATGACCGCGCCGTTGGCCGGGCCGAACTTGCCGGACTTCTTGCCCTCGGTCTCCAGCACCTTCAGGCCGGCGAACAGCGGCACGTGCGGATAGTAGGCGCCGTCCGGGTCGACGGTCTCGGGGATCGCCGAATCGATGCCGGCGGCGTCGAGCTGGGCCTTGCTCTTGAGCCAGACCAGGTAGTCGTCGGCGCCATGGCCCGGCGCGGTGTGCACGAAGCCCGTGCCGGCGTCGTCGGTGACGTGGTCGCCGGCCAGCATCGGGACCTTGAAGCCGTAGCCGGCGTCCATTTTGGCCAGCGGGTGGCTCAGCGTCACACCGTCCAGGTCAGCCGTCGCGACGCGCTTCCACTTGGCGACCTTGGCGGCCTTCAGCACGTCCTCGGCCAGCTTGTCGGCCAGGATCAGCTTGTCGCCGGGCGCGGCCCAGGGCTGGAACTCCAGGTTCTCCTCCAGCGCCTCGACCTCGTAGACGCCGTAGTCGATGCGCGGGTTGTAGCTGACCGCCCGGTTGGCCGGGATGGTCCAGGGGGTGGTCGTCCAGATCACGACGGAGGCGTCGCCGCCCTGCACCGGGAACTTCACCCACACCGTCGGCGAGACGTGGTCGGCGTACTCGACCTCGGCGTCGGCCAGGGCGGTGCGCTCGACCGGGGACCACATCACCGGCTTGGAGCCGCGGTAGAGCTGGCCGCTCATCACGAACTTCTGGAACTCGGCGACGATGGTCGCCTCGCTGGTGAAGTCCATGGTCGAGTAGCGGTGCTCCCAGTCGGCCAGGACGCCCAGCCGCTTGAAGCCCTTCATCTGCTCGCCGATCCAGTGGCCGGCGTAGGCGCGGCACTCGGCGCGGAATTCCGCCGTCGGGACGTCGTCCTTGCGGCGGCCCTTCTTGCGGTACTCCTCCTCGATCTTCCACTCGATCGGCAGGCCGTGGCAGTCCCAGCCGGGGATGAAGTCGACGTCGTAGCCGAGCGCGAAGCGGCTGCGGCAGGAGAAATCCTTGAGCAGCTTGTTCAGCGCGTGGCCGATATGGATCGCGCCGTTGGCGTAGGGCGGGCCGTCATGGAACACGAACAGCGGCGCGCCGGCCGCCTGCCGGGCCTTGCGCAGGGCGTGGTACAGGTCCTGGTCCGCCCAGCCGGCCAGGATCTCGGGCTCCTTCTTCGGCAGGCCCGCCCGCATCGGGAAGGGGGTCTCGGGAAGGAACACGGTGTCGCGGTAATCGCGCGGGGAAGCGGCGTCGTCGGCCATGGGGACTTTCTCGGGATAGGTCGGAAGGGTGCGGGGTCACGTCCCGGCAATGCGCGGCCGTTCCCGGCGGCGTCACGCCGGGCGGATAATTCGCGAGCTCTTCCGAACCGAAGTCATCGGGCGGGGCTGTAGCAGAGCATCGTGCGTTTTGCACGTCTGGATCCTCCCCTCTGGGGGAGGTGGCTCGCCGCAGGCGAGACGGAGGGGGTTCCTTGTGGCCGCAGACCCCCTCAGTCAGCTTCGCTGACAGCTCCCCCAGAGGGGAGCATCCGTCAGCCGACGATCTTCCGCGCCGCCGCCTCGTCGCGGCGGATCTGGTCGACCATCTCGTCGATCGAGGCGAACTTCTCCTCCGGGCGCAGGAAGGCGACCAGTCCGGTCTCGATCACCTGGCCGTAGAGGTCCTCGTCGAAGTCGAACAGCCAGACTTCCAGCCGGGTCTCGACTTCACCCGTCGTCGGGTTGTTGCCGATGTTGGCCACGCCCGGCACGACGCGGCCGTCGGGCAGGCGCGTGCGCGTCGCGTAGACGCCCAGCTTCGGCACCACATAGTCCGCCATGAACACGTTGGCGGTCGGGAAGCCCAGCTGGCGGCCCAGCTGCTGGCCGCGGCGGACCACGCCCTCGATCGCGAACGGCTGGCCCAGGATATGCGCCGCCTCGTCCGGACGACCGTCGCGCAGGGCCCGGCGCACGGCGGTCGAGCTGTACTTCTCGGCGCCCTCGCCCACCGCCTCGGCGACCGAGACGGAAAAGCCCAGCTGCTCGCCGTACTTGCGCATCAGCTCCGGGCTGCCGGTGCGGCCCTTGCCGAAGGAGATGTCGAAGCCGACGGCGACATGCTTCACGCCCAGCCCCTCGTGCAGCACATGCCGCGCGAAGCCCTCGTCGCTGAAGTTGGCCATCTCGAAGTCGAACGGCAGCACGTAGAAGACATCCACGCCCAGCGCGCCCAGCGCCCGGGCCTGCTGCTCGGCGGTCATCAGGCGGAACGCCGGCTCGTCCGGATGGAACAGGCGACGCGGATGCGGATCGAAGCTGATCACGCCCACCGGGACGTCCAGCCGCCGCCCCGCCTCGACGGCGCCGGCGATCACCTGCTGGTGGCCGCGATGGACCCCGTCGAAGTTGCCCAGCGCCACGGCCGCGCCGCGGTCGCTCTC
Coding sequences within:
- a CDS encoding bifunctional riboflavin kinase/FAD synthetase yields the protein MTVRIVHGWKTLPESDRGAAVALGNFDGVHRGHQQVIAGAVEAGRRLDVPVGVISFDPHPRRLFHPDEPAFRLMTAEQQARALGALGVDVFYVLPFDFEMANFSDEGFARHVLHEGLGVKHVAVGFDISFGKGRTGSPELMRKYGEQLGFSVSVAEAVGEGAEKYSSTAVRRALRDGRPDEAAHILGQPFAIEGVVRRGQQLGRQLGFPTANVFMADYVVPKLGVYATRTRLPDGRVVPGVANIGNNPTTGEVETRLEVWLFDFDEDLYGQVIETGLVAFLRPEEKFASIDEMVDQIRRDEAAARKIVG
- the ileS gene encoding isoleucine--tRNA ligase, with the translated sequence MADDAASPRDYRDTVFLPETPFPMRAGLPKKEPEILAGWADQDLYHALRKARQAAGAPLFVFHDGPPYANGAIHIGHALNKLLKDFSCRSRFALGYDVDFIPGWDCHGLPIEWKIEEEYRKKGRRKDDVPTAEFRAECRAYAGHWIGEQMKGFKRLGVLADWEHRYSTMDFTSEATIVAEFQKFVMSGQLYRGSKPVMWSPVERTALADAEVEYADHVSPTVWVKFPVQGGDASVVIWTTTPWTIPANRAVSYNPRIDYGVYEVEALEENLEFQPWAAPGDKLILADKLAEDVLKAAKVAKWKRVATADLDGVTLSHPLAKMDAGYGFKVPMLAGDHVTDDAGTGFVHTAPGHGADDYLVWLKSKAQLDAAGIDSAIPETVDPDGAYYPHVPLFAGLKVLETEGKKSGKFGPANGAVMEKLIEAGNLLARGRLEHSYPHSWRSKAPVIFRNTPQWFIRMDQPIEGGETTLRQRALQAIADTAFYPEMGRNRIGGMVETRPDWLISRQRAWGAPLAMFVDKVTGEPLRDQAVNDRIVSLMREEGADAWFNRPATDFLGNHDPEQYEKVEDILDVWFDSGSTHAFTLEGRDDSGWPADLYLEGSDQHRGWFQSSLLESCGTRGRAPYKTLVTHGFTLDENGQKMSKSLGNTVDPHVVIAESGAEILRLWAATVDYQDDQRIGKTILATVTDSYRKLRNTMRYLLGALDGFTDAERVPLPEMPALEQYILHRLWTLDGQVRDAYERYSFNEVVRPLLDFCQSDLSVFFFDIRKDSLYCDRPDALKRRAYRTVLDAIFERLTIWLSPLMTFTMEEAWTTRFPEAGSNAFRIFPETPAAWRNEAEQARWTAMDEVISAVTASLEVERREKRIGSSLEAAPTVELTAAQKALFDDQSAAEIFRTSAAELIEGAALSVRPFLAQGDKCDRCWRILPEVKADTRLCLRCEDAVEAWDKTHAA